One genomic region from Halococcus qingdaonensis encodes:
- the tbsP gene encoding transcriptional regulator TbsP, with translation MSFTNRIETDVADVYRAVFSETTDDAFVVAPAAASVERLVTVLDGLDSPPTVRLLAFDSTLKDVLDDFLVASTAADLIDEGTLSLGTIEEAGTGQLIVTDETVVSLVTAGQRVAALGTDDGEFVANANERSEERWEASSSYSLRTPPLSRIRETMAEAFDPGVRDDFDAVLASLDTARGDGDGLDEVTISLLVAAKNEELLYDISKWGEDTGVASKATFSRTKTRLEEMGLLDTTKVPIDVGRPRLRLLLGDERLSEADADELAAVATGILSTDAS, from the coding sequence ATGAGTTTCACGAACCGAATCGAAACGGACGTTGCCGACGTATATCGCGCCGTGTTTTCGGAAACGACCGACGACGCGTTCGTCGTCGCGCCCGCGGCGGCATCGGTTGAACGGCTCGTGACGGTGCTCGACGGTCTCGACAGCCCGCCGACAGTGCGCCTACTCGCGTTCGACAGCACGCTCAAGGACGTTCTCGACGACTTCCTGGTTGCCAGCACCGCCGCCGATCTCATCGACGAGGGCACGCTCTCGTTGGGGACGATCGAGGAAGCCGGCACCGGCCAACTGATCGTCACCGACGAAACGGTCGTCTCGCTCGTCACGGCGGGCCAGCGGGTGGCCGCCCTCGGCACCGACGACGGGGAGTTCGTCGCGAACGCCAACGAGCGCTCCGAGGAGCGCTGGGAAGCGAGCTCGTCGTACAGCCTCAGAACCCCGCCGCTCTCGCGGATCCGCGAGACGATGGCCGAGGCGTTCGATCCCGGCGTCCGCGACGACTTCGACGCCGTGCTCGCCTCGCTCGACACCGCCCGCGGCGACGGCGACGGTCTCGACGAGGTGACGATCAGCCTGCTCGTCGCGGCGAAAAACGAGGAGCTGCTCTACGACATCTCGAAGTGGGGTGAGGACACCGGCGTCGCGAGCAAGGCCACCTTCTCGCGGACGAAAACCCGCCTCGAAGAGATGGGGCTGCTCGACACGACGAAGGTGCCCATCGACGTCGGCCGCCCGCGACTGCGGCTGCTGCTCGGCGACGAGCGCCTCAGCGAGGCCGACGCCGACGAACTGGCGGCCGTCGCCACCGGCATCCTCTCGACCGACGCGTCCTGA
- the hisF gene encoding imidazole glycerol phosphate synthase subunit HisF produces MTLTKRVIPCIDVDLNDDGEPAVYTGVNFENLEHTGDPVEMARRYNEAGADEFVFLDITASADGRETMLDVVSRVADEVFIPLTVGGGIRTRADIRETLRAGADKVSINTGALDRPALITEGAESFGSQCIVISVDARRRYDEEGEHFVTTDGESCWFECTVKGGREGTGIDVVEWAREAQSRGAGELFVNSIDADGTKEGYDVPLTRAVCESVSTPVIASSGCGGPADMEEVFTAANADAALAASIFHFDEYSIEDVKEYLDEHGVPVRR; encoded by the coding sequence ATGACACTCACCAAGCGCGTTATCCCCTGTATCGACGTCGATCTCAACGACGACGGCGAGCCGGCGGTCTACACCGGCGTGAACTTCGAGAACCTCGAACACACGGGCGATCCCGTCGAGATGGCCCGCCGGTACAACGAGGCGGGTGCCGACGAGTTCGTCTTCCTCGACATCACTGCCTCGGCCGACGGCCGCGAGACGATGCTCGACGTCGTCTCGCGCGTCGCCGACGAGGTGTTCATCCCCCTGACCGTGGGCGGCGGCATCCGCACGCGCGCGGACATCAGGGAGACCCTGCGGGCGGGCGCGGACAAGGTCTCGATCAACACGGGCGCGCTCGATCGACCGGCACTCATCACCGAGGGTGCCGAGAGCTTCGGTAGCCAGTGTATCGTCATCTCGGTCGATGCACGCCGTCGCTACGACGAGGAGGGCGAACATTTCGTTACGACTGACGGCGAATCCTGCTGGTTCGAGTGCACGGTGAAGGGCGGCCGCGAGGGCACGGGTATCGACGTGGTCGAGTGGGCGCGCGAGGCCCAAAGTCGAGGAGCCGGCGAGCTGTTCGTCAACTCGATCGACGCCGACGGCACGAAGGAGGGCTACGACGTCCCGCTGACGCGCGCGGTCTGTGAGAGCGTCTCGACGCCGGTCATCGCCTCCTCCGGCTGTGGCGGCCCTGCCGACATGGAGGAGGTGTTCACCGCGGCGAATGCCGACGCGGCGCTCGCCGCCTCGATCTTCCATTTCGACGAATACTCGATCGAGGACGTGAAGGAATACCTCGACGAACACGGGGTTCCGGTGCGGCGCTGA
- a CDS encoding alpha/beta hydrolase, whose amino-acid sequence MDDPDPQVERLLERIDQQRTPPTHGMSVPTARDRLDELFTTPDPEPVGEIKEFSIEGPGGPLPVRVYAPETGTEPYGVFVTFHGGGWVVGGLDTHDPVCRALANAVECLVVSVDYRLAPEHPFPAAVEDCYAATEWAVDYADELGGDGERVAVGGDSAGGNLAAAVTLVACDRDGPELCHQSLVYPSVNSPSLQEFDSYEENAEGYLLERASAEWYYERYLDQPTDARNAYAAPLMARDLSGLPPATVITAGFDPLRDEGIAYADRLDAAGVPVTHECFEGMIHGFLNLVDTIDRSRDAIAVLADDLDEAFAD is encoded by the coding sequence ATGGACGACCCCGATCCACAGGTCGAACGGCTGCTCGAACGGATCGACCAACAGCGCACGCCGCCGACCCACGGCATGTCGGTCCCGACCGCCCGCGACCGCCTCGACGAACTGTTCACGACGCCCGATCCGGAACCCGTCGGCGAGATCAAGGAGTTCTCGATCGAGGGGCCGGGCGGACCGCTGCCGGTGCGCGTCTACGCACCCGAGACGGGGACGGAGCCCTACGGCGTGTTCGTCACCTTTCACGGGGGCGGATGGGTCGTCGGCGGGCTCGACACTCACGACCCGGTCTGTCGCGCGCTCGCCAATGCGGTCGAGTGTCTCGTCGTCTCGGTCGACTATCGCCTCGCGCCAGAGCATCCCTTCCCGGCGGCCGTCGAGGACTGCTACGCGGCCACCGAGTGGGCAGTCGATTACGCCGACGAGCTCGGCGGCGACGGGGAGCGAGTCGCGGTCGGCGGCGACAGCGCGGGCGGCAATCTGGCCGCCGCCGTCACGCTCGTCGCCTGCGACCGCGACGGGCCGGAGCTCTGCCACCAGTCGCTCGTCTACCCGTCGGTCAACTCGCCGTCGCTCCAGGAGTTCGACTCCTACGAGGAGAACGCCGAGGGCTATCTCCTTGAACGGGCCAGCGCCGAGTGGTACTACGAGCGCTATCTCGACCAGCCGACCGACGCGCGCAACGCGTACGCCGCACCGCTCATGGCACGCGATCTCTCCGGCCTCCCACCAGCGACCGTCATCACCGCGGGGTTCGATCCGCTGCGCGACGAAGGGATCGCCTACGCCGATCGCCTCGACGCGGCGGGCGTGCCGGTCACTCACGAGTGTTTCGAGGGGATGATCCACGGTTTCCTCAATCTGGTCGATACCATCGACCGCAGCCGCGACGCGATCGCGGTGCTCGCGGACGATCTCGACGAAGCGTTTGCTGACTAG
- a CDS encoding DUF7860 family protein: MARYGDLNYGWLTKHGFGLGVALFVLGALGSIAGPALFGSLPGWEATLFTDSEVAGIVIAFLSVMVFGIVLPLTE, from the coding sequence ATGGCCCGCTACGGCGATCTCAACTACGGTTGGCTCACGAAACACGGCTTCGGGCTCGGCGTCGCCCTGTTCGTTCTCGGCGCGCTGGGTTCGATCGCCGGTCCGGCGCTGTTCGGCTCGCTCCCCGGCTGGGAGGCGACCCTGTTCACCGACAGCGAAGTCGCCGGCATCGTCATCGCCTTCCTCTCGGTGATGGTCTTCGGGATCGTCCTGCCGCTCACCGAGTGA
- a CDS encoding DNA-directed RNA polymerase subunit L, whose translation MELRVIESDENELSIEVADEGHTFMNVLKGALLETEGVTTATYDVNPEQSGGQTEPVLTIRTEGTDPLDALEDGAGRVNDMTAAFRTAFESAA comes from the coding sequence ATGGAACTGCGGGTCATCGAAAGCGACGAGAACGAGCTCTCGATCGAGGTCGCCGACGAGGGGCACACGTTCATGAACGTACTCAAAGGTGCATTGCTCGAAACCGAGGGTGTCACGACGGCCACCTACGACGTCAATCCCGAGCAGTCCGGCGGCCAGACCGAGCCGGTGCTCACGATCCGTACCGAGGGGACGGACCCGCTCGACGCGCTCGAAGACGGCGCGGGACGGGTGAACGACATGACGGCGGCGTTCCGGACGGCTTTCGAGAGCGCTGCCTGA
- a CDS encoding rhomboid family intramembrane serine protease, translated as MSPWLALTRIAVVLAVVLSALVAWRLDARDRTAALRARFLAGIPWGTLLTVLGVLAVYLFVQGGFQHWYGPLALPFRAWSYGSPLGIALSSFAHVSPNHLVGNLVGTLALAPLAEYAWGHYPDERGPKSPLVESPIARVLVIPAAALLVGLFVALFAVGPVIGFSGVLFAIAGVALVHYPLATVIALAASDAIRRVYTTIQNPVVEASADPSFGAPWWAGIAIQAHAIGLLVGVLAGIALVRRRGTGPTAGRLWLGTVLFAISQSLWAVYWFRGNGGFVLYRALGVVLVFGLALLVVASVVATGRIPSTVPLVGGTERWAGTAVVVLLALAALSAPAIPVNLTTVESSTARAAATPNATPTNATSEQSEAIAVRDYTVRYAENVTNRQVSVVDVAAFGESTTVNASGVIVTSERRHLWTTAVQASRLAFTGRAAVRLGGLGWDERIRVSRSGWRAGDDRAYKVWLNRSTESHVGYRSAPATADATIRGKNVSIVPRRKGFGLVVSRANGTLGRAPLPSNGTTRAANITFSREGRTLFAATGETRVPIAERERYR; from the coding sequence ATGTCGCCGTGGCTGGCGCTCACCCGCATCGCCGTCGTCCTCGCGGTCGTCCTCTCGGCGCTCGTGGCGTGGCGACTCGACGCCCGTGACCGGACGGCGGCGCTGCGGGCGCGCTTTCTCGCCGGCATCCCCTGGGGAACGCTGCTCACGGTACTCGGTGTGCTCGCCGTCTATCTGTTCGTACAAGGTGGGTTCCAGCATTGGTACGGCCCGCTCGCGCTTCCCTTCCGCGCGTGGTCGTACGGCTCCCCGCTCGGCATCGCCCTCTCCTCGTTCGCCCACGTCAGCCCGAATCATCTGGTTGGGAACCTGGTCGGAACGCTCGCGCTCGCCCCGCTGGCCGAATACGCCTGGGGTCACTATCCGGACGAACGGGGTCCGAAATCGCCACTCGTGGAGAGTCCGATCGCCCGCGTACTCGTGATCCCGGCCGCGGCGCTGCTCGTCGGGCTGTTCGTCGCGCTGTTCGCGGTCGGCCCGGTCATCGGCTTCTCGGGCGTGCTGTTCGCTATCGCCGGGGTCGCGCTCGTCCACTACCCGCTGGCGACGGTGATCGCGCTCGCGGCCAGCGACGCGATCCGGCGAGTGTACACCACCATCCAGAACCCGGTCGTCGAGGCCAGCGCCGACCCGTCGTTCGGCGCGCCGTGGTGGGCCGGCATCGCTATCCAGGCCCACGCGATTGGCCTGCTCGTCGGCGTGCTCGCCGGGATCGCGCTCGTCCGGCGGCGTGGAACCGGGCCCACCGCGGGCCGGCTCTGGCTCGGTACAGTTCTGTTCGCCATCTCGCAGTCGCTGTGGGCGGTCTACTGGTTTCGCGGCAACGGCGGGTTCGTGCTCTACCGCGCGCTCGGCGTGGTGCTCGTCTTCGGGCTCGCCCTTCTGGTCGTCGCGAGCGTCGTCGCCACCGGACGCATCCCATCGACGGTCCCGCTTGTCGGCGGCACCGAGCGATGGGCCGGCACGGCCGTGGTCGTACTGCTCGCGCTCGCGGCGCTGTCGGCACCCGCGATTCCGGTAAATCTCACGACCGTCGAGTCGTCGACGGCGCGGGCGGCCGCTACACCCAACGCGACACCCACCAACGCGACGAGCGAGCAGTCGGAGGCGATCGCCGTCAGGGACTACACCGTGCGATACGCCGAGAACGTCACCAACCGACAGGTGTCGGTCGTCGACGTCGCGGCGTTCGGCGAGAGCACCACGGTGAACGCCAGCGGCGTCATCGTGACGAGCGAGCGCCGCCACCTCTGGACGACCGCCGTCCAGGCATCGCGGCTCGCGTTCACCGGCCGGGCGGCCGTCCGCCTCGGCGGCCTGGGCTGGGACGAACGGATACGGGTCTCGCGCAGCGGCTGGCGGGCGGGCGACGACCGCGCTTACAAGGTCTGGCTCAATCGGAGCACCGAAAGTCACGTCGGCTACCGCTCCGCGCCGGCGACCGCCGACGCGACGATCCGAGGAAAGAACGTCTCGATCGTCCCCCGACGGAAGGGGTTCGGACTCGTCGTCTCGCGAGCCAACGGGACGCTCGGACGTGCGCCGCTCCCGAGCAACGGCACGACGCGCGCCGCGAACATCACCTTCAGCCGCGAGGGACGGACGCTGTTCGCCGCGACCGGCGAGACGCGCGTCCCGATCGCCGAACGCGAGCGCTATCGATGA
- a CDS encoding METTL5 family protein, with product MSSVSALAQRLAVVAGFENPRTSLEQYRTPPGLAARLVHDADLQGDIEGRFVVDLGTGTGMLALAAALRGPRGVVGVDIDPDPLSTARDNEGRVGTAADISWLRADATDAPLDTDGETTVVMNPPFGAQAGNEHADRAFLATAARLGDVSYSVHNAGSQEFVASFAADNGGTVMRSFRAELDLPRQFDFHDEDSHTVETEIFRIEWA from the coding sequence ATGAGTTCCGTGAGCGCGCTGGCCCAGCGACTCGCTGTGGTCGCCGGCTTCGAGAACCCACGGACGAGCCTGGAGCAGTACCGGACGCCGCCGGGGCTGGCGGCCAGGCTGGTCCACGACGCCGATCTGCAGGGCGACATCGAGGGACGGTTCGTCGTCGATCTCGGAACGGGGACGGGGATGCTCGCGCTTGCGGCCGCGCTCCGTGGGCCGCGCGGCGTGGTGGGTGTCGATATCGACCCCGATCCGCTCTCGACGGCGCGCGACAACGAGGGGCGGGTCGGCACGGCCGCCGACATCTCGTGGCTGCGCGCCGACGCGACCGACGCGCCGCTCGACACGGATGGCGAAACGACCGTCGTGATGAACCCGCCGTTCGGCGCGCAAGCGGGCAACGAACACGCCGATCGCGCGTTCCTCGCGACGGCCGCCCGCCTGGGCGACGTCTCCTACTCGGTCCACAACGCTGGCAGCCAGGAGTTCGTCGCATCGTTCGCCGCCGACAACGGCGGGACGGTCATGCGCTCGTTTCGCGCCGAACTCGATCTCCCCCGACAGTTCGACTTCCACGACGAGGACTCCCACACCGTCGAGACCGAGATTTTTCGCATCGAGTGGGCCTAG
- a CDS encoding divalent metal cation transporter: MSSADSYVPSWLPVEGPKRFVEAYGLGLLFSANVFGAGSVYILANTGANWGFLLLWALPVALVVDLAMHEMSGRLATIDEPVVSYIRGAIGAGPTKAMALFIAFIMQFWAISNYAVAGAALAYLTPLDNVYLGAILAGGIGIALVELRVYDRIEAAIAAIILTVFAIYIVLTLGLDLPIGRVMSGFVPYLQSDIGFLTSLIALFGTTVYYPNFIIQSSIQPSKNWTEMGPYRRDNFVGIAFIVLLSAAVIIVSALTMEPGTPTLTSPGVPLQAIFGGWALPVFVLAVLLATFSSATGTLFGAGFLIPQAWDRTTVFGDRGFRRTVEILIVMAVGFAVLLLEFTDITPVRLGIVMPAVNGLIGLPIFALALFFANRKFFDHPRWLNAVFAVVTVLMFVFTLLTARSLYSQIVTWL; the protein is encoded by the coding sequence ATGAGTTCGGCGGACAGTTACGTCCCCTCCTGGCTCCCGGTGGAAGGGCCGAAACGGTTCGTCGAGGCGTACGGTCTCGGGCTGCTGTTCTCGGCGAACGTGTTCGGGGCCGGCTCGGTGTACATCCTCGCAAACACGGGAGCGAACTGGGGGTTCCTCCTGCTGTGGGCGCTCCCGGTCGCGCTCGTCGTCGATCTGGCGATGCACGAGATGTCCGGCCGGCTCGCGACCATCGACGAACCCGTCGTGAGCTACATCCGTGGGGCGATCGGCGCGGGGCCGACGAAGGCGATGGCGCTGTTCATCGCCTTCATCATGCAGTTCTGGGCGATCTCGAACTACGCGGTCGCCGGCGCTGCGCTGGCCTATCTGACGCCGCTCGACAACGTCTACCTCGGTGCGATCCTCGCTGGCGGCATCGGCATCGCGCTGGTCGAACTCCGCGTCTACGACCGCATCGAGGCCGCCATCGCGGCGATCATCCTGACCGTGTTCGCCATCTACATCGTTCTCACGCTCGGACTCGATCTCCCGATCGGGCGGGTCATGTCAGGGTTTGTGCCATACCTGCAGAGCGACATCGGCTTCCTGACCAGCCTCATCGCGCTGTTCGGCACTACGGTCTACTACCCGAACTTCATCATTCAATCGAGCATCCAGCCCTCGAAGAACTGGACCGAGATGGGGCCGTACCGCCGGGACAACTTCGTCGGCATCGCCTTCATCGTGCTCCTCAGCGCGGCCGTGATCATCGTCTCGGCGCTGACGATGGAGCCGGGAACCCCGACGCTCACCAGCCCCGGCGTGCCGTTACAGGCCATCTTCGGCGGCTGGGCGCTGCCGGTGTTCGTGCTGGCGGTGTTGCTGGCGACGTTTTCCTCGGCGACCGGCACGCTGTTCGGGGCCGGCTTCCTCATCCCGCAGGCCTGGGATCGGACGACCGTCTTCGGCGATCGGGGCTTCCGGCGCACCGTCGAGATACTCATCGTGATGGCGGTGGGTTTCGCCGTCCTCCTGCTGGAGTTCACCGATATCACGCCGGTGCGACTCGGCATCGTGATGCCCGCCGTCAACGGCCTCATCGGACTGCCGATCTTCGCGCTCGCGCTCTTCTTCGCCAATCGGAAGTTCTTCGATCACCCGCGCTGGCTGAACGCCGTCTTCGCCGTCGTCACCGTGCTGATGTTCGTCTTCACGTTGCTGACGGCGCGCAGCCTCTACAGCCAGATCGTGACGTGGCTCTAG